TGCCTGATCAAGTGGTTGTTCAGCGTATTGATGAAAGGCTATCTGCGCTTGGCAATTGTGTAGCTTGCAATGACCATGTCGCGCTTACACACCCTGACCTCGACAAGGTAAGCCTATCTTCGTATATCTCTCTAGTGATGTTTCTTGACTTAATGCTTTTCCCTATTGTCTCGAACTAAATATGCCTGCTGCTCAATTCTCCAGGCCACTGAGGAACTTATTGCAGATGTGCTTGGGGTTGAGGTGTTCCGGCAGACAATTGCAGGAAACATCCTTGTGGGAAGCTACTGTGCGATTACAAACAGGGGTGGCCTAGTATGTTTTTTCTACTTCATTTCTGTTCCATTCGATCTGTGTTTGTTACAAATGTTCTTTTTCTTATTGTACAACAATTGCGAAACAGGTCCATCCTCATACATCCATTGAAGATCTTGATGAGCTGTCCACGCTCCTGCAAGTCCCTCTTGTTGCTGGAACCGTGAACCGAGGCAGCGAGGTCATTGCTGCGGGCATGACAGTGAATGACTGGACTGCTTTCTGTGGCTCAGACACTACGGCTACTGAGCTATCGGTCATTGAGAGCGTCTTCAAGCTGAGAGAAGGGCAGCCTGCCGCGATTGTTGATGACATGAGGAAGTCTTTGATCGACAGTTATGTGTAAAAGACCAAAGTTAGTGAATGTGTGGTTGTGGGAGTATTAACTGTGCTAAAATCGACACAAACTGTACTCGTGTAATCAGTAGCAGAAACATACCGTCCTGGTGGTGAATTTCTGTCTTCTGAATTACAGACTTATCTTTTACCTTTGTCTCCTTGAAGCCTACAATATATTTTGCAGCTTAAGATTTATTGATTGAGCAACACAGCAAAAATTTTGGCTAATATGCGACATTTACGTTCCTGCAAGGTGTTCTTCAGGTTCAAAACGACTTTTCTCATTAGTTACTGCAAAACCATTTTATGAACTCAAATTTGGCAAACAGAGTATATGAGAAGCTTACAAGAACAGCAGAACCTCACATAATTCACATTACGAAAAGGCTATCAGAACATCAGCGAACAAGTTCTCGCAAAACATCACTCTATAGAAGTGCACATAGAATACAGAAATCAGCAAGCTCTCCTTAAAGCATAACTCTAGCAGGCCATCGATAATGATGTGGCATTGGCACCAAGGGATGGTGCTATCGATACACTACCAGGCCAGACTGGCAAGTTGCTTGCTTTGGCATTCCAGAATGCAACTCATGGCTAGTTCCTTCAGCTGTTCTTCCACAACTTCCATGGGAAGGGAGCCATCAACAACCTACGTGACACAACCAATGCAACAAGTTAATCAGATTTATTTATTACTAATTGGTTGACTATAGAACTAATTATTATGACCATACTTTAACGAAACAACCAAATTCTTGAGATACTATTGCATTCTACTGGTTTCTACACAATCTTACAAGTCATGGTATAGATCATGAATAcagaaaaatgaaaatgaatgaCAGGCAGATCACTGCACTTGCACATCCAACTTAAATTAAGTACTATGCTGGTTGATTACCTTCCATgttgaatcacgaagtgaatggTAATGCTCACCAACTTTCTTTTGgaattcaattttttcataTCTCTCACCCCCATAGCCTCCTCTTTCAGCTGCTTTCTGAAATGGCAAATACATATTTATGTCATGCAACATCACATCATAAGGGCTTGTTTGATTAATCCCCATGAGAAAGGGAGTGGAGGGGATTAATTCCACACCTCAATAGCTGTGGAATTATTACCTCCAAATCCTGTTCAATCCCTTTGGGTGAGCGATAACAAGGCAAGTGGGGTTAGCAAAGAATCTGCGGAACAGTTTTCATGTTTTCCACAACCGACAACATGATGAAGAATTGAGGTTGACTTGATTTTTTAGAGTTTCAATGCATACTAGACAGACACGAACCTTAGGGGTAAAAGTAAAACTCGATGGCCAATGGGTTCTCTATTTATATGCTTATGTGATTAGATTAGGGACCTAATGGGGCTATCATCACTACAATATGCAAATGAGTCAAAGGCATGAAACTGAGGAAATCCTGCCTTTCAATACTAACAAAAGGAATCTATATTCTAGAACATAGCCATAGGAAGAATGAGAACAAATAGCATACCTCTGGTTGTACATCCAAATATACTACAAGATCTGGGGCTATAAGTCCATTTTCAGGAGCctacaaaaggaaaaaggagggattACTGCTATAAACAATTTATGgctagaaaagaaaaattcaTAATATGGCCACATGGTACCCTACTCACCTTGCACCACTCAATGTCAAGTCCCTTGGCAGCTGAAAATGCCACTCCAGAATAAGAATAACGATCAACAATGAGAGTAGTTCCACCAAGTAGCTTTCTTTCCATCAAAGCTCTGAAAATGGCAGACCAAAGCAACACCTCCACAGTTACAACTTAGAACCACAAAGACCTTGCATCACTGCACATAGTGTATCACTGAAGAAAATTTTCCACCTATAACATAAGCTGTTCGACATATCGTTTATCTTACAAGTTGAAAAGAACAAACCTTTTCTCCCAGCGATTCGCACTGAAGAGCAAATGGATTGTCCTATCGTCAAGTTCCGACTCGTTCGCAAGGTACGCGGATATCATCTGCCCAACACTAGTACCTCTATCAGGAAACCGCCACCCTTCGGCCTGGCAACCTTTACCTTGCAGAAAGGACAGCAGCCGAGCACACTGCGAAGATTTCCCACTCCTATCCAGCCCTTCCAGGACTATGAGGGCACCACGGCCACCCTGAGAGCTCCCACTCTCCATTCTCACGCTCCGGAACACGCCGCGCCACTGCGGAAGCAAGCCGAGACCACACCCAGCCGCTGCTTTGACACCACTGCAAAGCAGAAGATTACACGCACAGTAAGCCCAAACAGAGACCAACCACACTTGCATCATCTAGCCTACCAAAAACTTCGGGGGAATCGTCTCACCTGCTCCAAGAAATTGCTTTCCCGGCGAGGCAAGCTAATGCAGTCATGCACAACCTGGTTATCCTACTTACTCTCCTCCCCCCCAAACCTAATACCCTGGAAAAGCACGAGATAGCTGCAGTGGAAGCGCAATGGCAGCACACCCAACCAAACCATTCAGTGTGAATCAGGGGGTGGTCACTACTCGCTATAACTTTCGGAAGATTACCTTGCCGGAtaaggaggcggaggcggaggcggagagatcgccggcggcgaggtggtcgggGGATCGCCGCGGCGTCGAGGGTTTTGACGATTGGAGTGGGGGGCGGCGCgagctctctcctcctcttaTGGGCCCGGCCCACCTGCCAGCCTCATCAGAAttcggcccggcccggcccggcccacgATTTCGCCTCCGAGGGCTTAAGCCGACCAAAGCCATCGTCGTCTAGGGTTTAaccgagctgctgctgctgttgctgtgcTGCGCCATGGCGACCCGAGAGCACGAGCTCCGTCCCGAGCAAGAGCGGCTCGGAGAGGATAGGGAGGAGTAcgaggatggggaggaggaggaggaggagggggaggaggggtggGATGACTGGGAgtcggacggcgacgacgcgggcggcggcggcggcggcggcgggctcctctGCCTGTTCTGCAGCGCGCGGTTCGACTCCGAGAGCTCGCTCTTCTCGCACTGCGCCTCCGAGCACCGGTTTGATTTCTACAGGGTCGTGAAGGAGACGGGGATGGATTTCTACGGGTGCATCAAGCTCATCAACTTCGTTCGGTCCAAGGTGCGTCAGGGTTTCAGCTTCAGCAGCTTGAAATCGAGCTGTATACTCCGTATATAGTTAATTTAATTGTTGTGCTAATTGTTTGCGTGGTCATGAACTAGACCTCACTT
The window above is part of the Oryza sativa Japonica Group chromosome 7, ASM3414082v1 genome. Proteins encoded here:
- the LOC4344055 gene encoding eukaryotic translation initiation factor 6-2, with the translated sequence MATRIQFENNCEVGVFSKLTNAYCLVAIGGSENFYSAFESELADVIPVVKTSIGGTRIIGRLCVGNKNGLLLPHTTTDQELQHLRNCLPDQVVVQRIDERLSALGNCVACNDHVALTHPDLDKATEELIADVLGVEVFRQTIAGNILVGSYCAITNRGGLVHPHTSIEDLDELSTLLQVPLVAGTVNRGSEVIAAGMTVNDWTAFCGSDTTATELSVIESVFKLREGQPAAIVDDMRKSLIDSYV
- the LOC4344056 gene encoding thymidylate kinase, with the protein product MTALACLAGKAISWSSGVKAAAGCGLGLLPQWRGVFRSVRMESGSSQGGRGALIVLEGLDRSGKSSQCARLLSFLQGKGCQAEGWRFPDRGTSVGQMISAYLANESELDDRTIHLLFSANRWEKRALMERKLLGGTTLIVDRYSYSGVAFSAAKGLDIEWCKAPENGLIAPDLVVYLDVQPEKAAERGGYGGERYEKIEFQKKVGEHYHSLRDSTWKVVDGSLPMEVVEEQLKELAMSCILECQSKQLASLAW
- the LOC4344056 gene encoding thymidylate kinase isoform X2, whose translation is MESGSSQGGRGALIVLEGLDRSGKSSQCARLLSFLQGKGCQAEGWRFPDRGTSVGQMISAYLANESELDDRTIHLLFSANRWEKRALMERKLLGGTTLIVDRYSYSGVAFSAAKGLDIEWCKAPENGLIAPDLVVYLDVQPEKAAERGGYGGERYEKIEFQKKVGEHYHSLRDSTWKVVDGSLPMEVVEEQLKELAMSCILECQSKQLASLAW